GCACTGACTCGACTTATGTCACTTTGCAGGAAATGGCAGCAGAGGTGACTGGAGCTCTGACCCAAAGTGATCCCAACCGGGTTTTAAGTTCCGCGTTCAAACTGCGAATCACACAACGAGATCTGGCCACGCTGCAGGAGGGAGGCTGGCTCAATGACGAGgtgggaaattattttttagtttccttgtatttttttttttctatgttaagCTATCCTTccttcttatttaaaaaaaaataagtaaacttatttttcttgtttctgagattttttttttcaaagtttgtgtaaatgtgcattaactgataaatgttttgattgttttttgtttaaaggttATAAACTTCTATCTTTCCCTGATCATGGAGCGCTGCTCCGGAGAGCCGAGCAGACTGAAAGTGTACTCCTTTAGCACCTTCTTTTTCCCGAAGCTGCGGGGAGGAGGGCAGGCTGGAGGACACGCTGCTGTGAGGCGCTGGACGAAGGCCGTCGACCTCTTTCTCTTTGATCTCATTCTGGTTCCTCTGCATCTCGGCGTTCACTGGGCAATGGCTGTAAGTTGATTCATTACAAGagaaactggattttttttttctgttttttttttttttttcaatctacgtaaatctgtttaaatacccactccgatgaaaattgtgttttgaatatTGTAGGACTTCAAGATATAAAGTGACACTCTTGAAATAATTTGAGCATAAAATTGGCAACAGACTATTAGGATCTTTATGTTCTGATCAACATTTCATCCTTAGGTTATAGATTTCAGGTCGAAGACAGTGAAGTCGTATGACTCTATGGGTCAGAGACATGAGGACATCTGCAGTCTACTTTTGTGAGTCCTTGtcttatgtttgtttatttgttttttacagatcCGTTCTTGTTAGTTCCACAGactttgttattttgtgttttaaaaatgtcttggattttatttgttttccagaCTTTACATTAAAGAGGAGCACAtagcaaaaaaaggcaaagaactGGACAGTGCCAAATGGACAATTGGGAGCCTAAAGGCCTGTGTAAGTAAACCCATCAATGtccaaatgtgttttcctgTCACTGTGACTTTAATGACCTCTGTGTTATTTGAACAGGAACTTCCCCAGCAGAAAAACGGGAGCGACTGcggtgtttttgtttgtaaatatgCAGACTTTATTGCAAAAGAAAAGTCCTTCACCTTTAAGCAGGTACCAGCATTTTCTACTTACCGTATATAAAAGTAATGTTATTGGGATTTAGTTTAGATTACTCACATTGTTGTCTGTGTTTCAAGCACATTTAGAACAGttgaaaatccaaaagaaatTTTGACTCTTTCTACATTTATTAtactttaaatattattttttaaatcaaacttaaaaatcttctttctttttcagtgCCACATGCCTCTCTTCAGGAAATTAATGATTTGGGAGATCCTCCATCAGAAGCTGCTATAAAGGGTTGcaatgaaatgtgttttcagtGGGATCATCAGATGTGTTCACGGATCTCAAAGAATTCATGGACCAAAGAGTTGGACTTGACTGGTTGAAATTTCACTGAGAAccattaaagcaaaacactagtcttaattttttttttgtcttttcccaTGATGGGGACATTAATAAACACCATTCTCTAAATAATAATTAGAGATTTCTGAggtgtgtaaatgtgttgcGCAAACTTTGGCACTACTGACTGAATGAATGGCTTTTTATTGACTTAGTTCAAGTTAATGTTTTGCCATAACGTGTTGCTAAAAGTGCCTTCAGCCCTCCAACACTTAGCTTGCATTTTAAGTATGCATAAGATATTTGGATTTTTGAGCTCAAAGGAGCTAGACTAAGAAGTCAATAAATGCAATTGCTGCAGTTCActagtgttgttttctaattgttttccCTCCCAGCAGATTTAAAATGGAAGAAAGCAATGTCatgtaataaaaaattgaatatttttttttttgttaaaaatacagaCGTGAGTAAGGCTCTATATTTGGATGGGTATATCTGAATAACAagcatacattttatttattaattttctgGATGAGAAGTTCctttgtgtgtgaatgtttgtataaagtttgacttctgaaactttgtgtatttctttccccaaaataactaaaatattcactaataaaattaaatgtaagcTAGAAAGATATTCATTTTACAGACTTTTCAACCATATACATTTAGTAAAATTTATAAAGTGTCAACTTTTTTGTCACAAGATAAATGTCAGGaaactattttatttcaaattcatgttgaaaagaaaaaacactacTGGTTCATTTTATAATGTAATTGCTACTAGAgggaactttaaaaatgtatttcttgttgTAAGTAACTGATAATTAATGGGAGAATACATAAGAACTAAGATAGTTTGAActcgtatttaaaaaaatggtggtTTGGGTGCTTTGTCAAAAAAGGTGGGAAAATCTGACCGGAAACGGAATTATGCGTCATGTCCGTCGCTGCATAGAACATTGGAGAAGGTTGGTTAGGGAGCTCGGTGTAAGCAGCACTAAGCTAgatttagtttatttgattGCTACGGTATCATTCCTTTCAGAACATATTTCATAGCTTCAAAATGAGTGACACCgaaaaagattttaagaagGAGGTgagttttttagtttagttttaaacaTCCGCTTGGATGTCATTAGCTTAAAGCTCCAACTAGCTTAGCTTCATGCAGCGATGTAAACCTTTGATGTCGGATactgcaaaaaatatgtaatactTAGTTTATTATATCTTTGAAGTTGAATTGTTTCACattaattcatacatttttgtctttaatttgtctttCTAGCAGTAAATATGTATATTCATATCGATTACTTCGTGGAAAAACCACGCGGCCTTCAGCCATATTTGTCGGTGAAGGTTGCTGCTAATTGCTAGGACCACTTTATCTATTATATATTGGCAAAATTATTTATCTAGTGTAAACTTAATGCATACATGTTTTGTCTTTcaagtattttaaatgttactttatAAATATGTCTGGAATTTCTAAGCTAATgcaacattttgttgttttttttccttgtattttgttgtttttctttttgttttcaaacgaAACTCAACATGCCTTATCACCCTTGTTTGTTCTTTGTCAAGGTTGAGGTTGGAAGAATGCAAAAGGCTCAAGATgtgaagttttaaatgtttgaagctGATGGTGTTGATGCATGCTAATGTATTGGAGGCTGAACAGAAGCGATCAAGATCTGACCCCACTTCTAGTGTTGTTATTGGCGATGGGATGGTAAAAATggggaagaggaagaggaaaaaagaagtcAGAAATTCAAACGgaagaaagaagaaatgaaGGGTTGTTATGAAGTAATGAAGTTAAGATCAGAAGTATACCTGGGTATGAGTTATTTCCTAACAGTCTGTTTGTTGTACTCTTTCACCCTGTTTCTTTCTCCTTAGCAtgcttgctttttttcttctttttatcagACACATCACTGATCAATCCCGCCATTGTTGTAGATTTCATTTAAATCCAGTCTGTCAgctaaataatttataaatcttgtctttgttaaaaagtaattttaattttttttttaatttgctaaacAACATGAAACACTTCTACTGGAACATTTAAGGCGCAAGCACCACCTCTTCTTGTGCTAATAATTTTATACTTTGTTGTGGATTTTTATTCGCCACCTGACTTTATTGTCTGCTCTGATCAGGATTCGAGAGGTCACTCGAGGAGTGCTTCCCCTCGGGGTTCTGCTAAATCAACTAGCCACTCACCAGCACGCTCCAAAGATGGTTCTCGTCATTCGAGGTCCAGGTCTCGATCCCGGTCAAGATCAAAATCTAGGTATAACAGTTGTTCAgttgttacttttttcttttttatgtataatgtatttttattggtaaatccaaacaaaaatctttttttaggtCTCGGTCTCATCGCAGTTCACGCAGACGCTACTCCCGTTCTCGTTCCCATTCCCGTCGTCGGCGTTCCAGAAGCCGATCTCGTAGCTCAGACTACCGACGGCGCCATAGGAGCCATAGCCGTTCTCCGATGTCAAATCGCCGCAGACATATTGGCAACAGGGTAGGGTCTATTTGCTGATTTGACTaaagtcatgattttttttttttttgtctcatctttaccttctgtgtttttaatccCACAGGGGAACCCTGACCCCAGCATCTGTCTTGGTGTGTTTGGTCTGAGCCTTTACACCACTGAGAGAGACCTGCGGGAAGTTTTCTCCAAGTACGGCCCACTGAGTGAAGTGAACATAGTTTATGACCAACAGTCTCGTCGCTCGAGAGGGTTTGCCTTTGTCTACTTTGAAAATCCTGAGGATTCCAAAGAAGTAAATATaaattcacaacaaaaaaaattctttaaagttttttttttaaagtatctgCAATAATTATTTATTGTAGGCAAAGGAGCAAGCTAACGGAATGGAACTGGATGGGCGCAGGATCCGAGTGGATTATTCCATTACCAAACGAGCCCACACGCCAACACCTGGAATCTACATGGGACGTCCCACATAGTGAGTGTTCcaaaatctaacattttgtaacgaaatgtttttgttggtgAGGCGCTGTAATGATCTTTCATTTTCAGTGGCGGAGGCGGCGGCGGTGGAGGTGGTGGCAGTGGTGGTGGCGGCGGCTCTCGTCGTGGCTCAAGAGATTATGACAGAGGGTATGACAGGGGCTACGACAGAGGTTATGATAGAGGGTATGATCGGGACTATGATCGATATGATGATCGGGAGTACCGATCATACAGGTTAGTTCGCCTCAGcgtttaagctacatgctatggaagaaaaaatagttttgtgatGAGATTGTTGTTCTTATTTAGGCGCAGATCTCCATCTCCATATTACAGCAGGGGATACCGATCCAGATCTCGATCTTACTCACCACGTAtgtattttcattcttttttttcagatctaTTTTGTAGGGGTTGTcatgaaatgaaatatttatattttacttacttgttaattatttcttcttttctttttgcaggtCACTACTGAGCCTCAAAGATCATCAGTGTTACTTTtccctgcttttgttttttgtttgttgttttggccaGATTTTGTACttggaaacacaatttttggACATGttcatatataaaacatatacaactgttttcataaaaatggtACATGTAGTCGCTCAATGTCCCAGAATAAATTGTAGGAAAAGTGGATCATGTGAGAACTGAACATTGTGTGGGGAAGCTGTGTCCctttccttttaaataaaaatgagtctttttCTTAACACAGTGGCAAACAGTAGTTTGTCAGGCAACCTGTTACCatgtgtaaaataaactgtgttGAGTCTGGTTAAGATTCActgctgattttatttttatccaaatgcatttttgtcattttgtttgattttttttacatagatcGACAGTCATGGTCCTAGTTTGTCATATTCTAcatgctgtttgttttattttactttttgtatacAAGTAAATAAAGTCACTAGCTGTCATTCCATTGCCAGTCTTTCACTCCTGTTGTTTATCCCATTACTTTTAGAAgccaaaaatgatcaaatttggtaattttgacaaaacattctTTGTAACAGGTTAGGTacaaaaagtgttctttttgGTAATTTGTTGAttgtaggaaaaaaattaaatttaaatcaaatatgcaGTTGTGGCTATTCAGGGTGTtggatattttaaaattatatatatattttgcaaaacaatTTGGCAGcatgtacattttaaatgtagctGTAATTACGCAAAACAATACTGTAAaaaatttctgcttttattttggctttgtaaattaaaaataaataactaaaaatgcaacGTATCACTACAGTGGCATATGTAAtgtaagaaattattttttttagttgataaaatatattatgaaCTTTTAGTTCAATCAATTTTATAAAAGCACAAATGCAATATAATAAAACTGCATTGCTAGGAATATACACAAaagttattaatattatttttaaaaagagaaaaataaaattacaaaaaattagaataaaaaaaggctaCTTAGTTGAATGCactaattgaaataaaagtgtaaCCCAGTTTTGAATAATTGTTGGCctatattttatgacaaaaatgaactttcatttccaatttatttaaactatGTGTTGCGACAGGACAGTTAGTTttaagatataaaaacatatacaTTTATGCTATTAATATTATTAGTATTCAGTCAATAGTTGGCACGCCTTTTGCGTAACATTCGAGTCTCCAACTGACCAATCAGCGTCGTTCCTCGTCAAAAAACTTCCGCTTTGCTAACCAGTTTGCCTTTCCAGTGGAACGGTCGGTGTGAGCACACATCTGAGTTTATCATCCACGTAGCTCAGAGGGAAAACCACCCATAAAGGTAACATACATATTTGTATTTCATCTGTAGAAGATCCTACGACGTTTTTAGTGACCGGAAGATACAAAAACGATCATGTTTAGGTCTTATATTCTCGTTTGGAGAGGA
The genomic region above belongs to Oryzias melastigma strain HK-1 linkage group LG22, ASM292280v2, whole genome shotgun sequence and contains:
- the LOC112149959 gene encoding transformer-2 protein homolog alpha yields the protein MSDTEKDFKKEDSRGHSRSASPRGSAKSTSHSPARSKDGSRHSRSRSRSRSRSKSRSRSHRSSRRRYSRSRSHSRRRRSRSRSRSSDYRRRHRSHSRSPMSNRRRHIGNRGNPDPSICLGVFGLSLYTTERDLREVFSKYGPLSEVNIVYDQQSRRSRGFAFVYFENPEDSKEAKEQANGMELDGRRIRVDYSITKRAHTPTPGIYMGRPTYGGGGGGGGGGSGGGGGSRRGSRDYDRGYDRGYDRGYDRGYDRDYDRYDDREYRSYRRRSPSPYYSRGYRSRSRSYSPRHY